GGTTTTTAGAATACCTATGAGGAATTGAAACTTAACCCAGGGACTAAATTAAATCTAGGATAAACTTGTTTTTAGAATACCTATGAGGAATTGAAACATGTCAAATCTAAAGGACTTTTAAACCCTATTAATCTGTTTTTAGAATACCTATGAGGAATTGAAACTATATTTACATCTCTGTAACCAATTAAAAAATGATTGTTTTTAGAATACCTATGAGGAATTGAAACTGTGAGTGAAATGAAGAAAGATATTATATGAAGTTATAGAAGGATAATGGGTCTTACGACCCAAACCCCTGGTAGGATTGCTTTCAGAATACCTATAAGGAATTGAAACATGTTAAGATTAATTATATCTGTTTATCTTTGTTTTAGTTTTTAGAATACCTATGAGGAATTGAAACAAAACATTGTTCATTTCTTTTTGTATTTTTTCACCAGTTTTTAGAATACCTATGAGGAATCAAAACAGTGGGTGAAATGGAGAAAGTGGTTGGATGGGTTAAAGAAGGATAATGGGTCTGACGACCCAAACCCCTGGTAGGATTAGAAGTATAATGGGTCTATCTAGTCGATTTCCTGGTAAGATTCTATACAAATATGATGAAGCTGTGTTATGATGATATAAAGTAAAAAAGGTTGGAGAGTGAATGAAATGTGTAGGCTAAACCCAAAAGTTGACTTTGCATTTAAGAAGCTTTTTGGCAGTGAAGAAAATAAGGATATATTAATAGCATTTATAAATTCTATAATAGATGAAAATGAGCAAATAAAAGACATAATATTAAAGAATCCATATAACATAGCAGACTATAGAAACGGGAAAATGACGATTTTAGATATAAAAGCGGTGGATGATAAAGAAGTATGGTATGACATAGAAATGCAGATATCACAGCAGGATTTCTTTGATAAAAGAGCATTATATTATTGGTCGAAAGTGTACTCCAGTCAAATAGAAAGTGGAGAATATTACGAGAAATTAAGGAAAACTATATCAATAAACATACTAGATTTTAATTATTTGAAGGATAAAGAATTTCACAATAAGTTTAAAATATATAACACGAGAACTCTAAAAGAGTTTTCGAATATATTTGAAATGCATTTTATAGAATTAAATAAATTTAATAAAGAGTATAAAGAATTGAAAACGAGTTTAGATAGATGGATAGCATTTTTAAGTAGAGCATATGAACTTGATAAAGATAGCATACCGTCAGAGCTTTCAGAAGATGAAAAAGTAAAAAAAGCAATAGAAAAGCTAGATATAATGTATTTGAGTAAGGAAGAAAGAGAAGTTTATGAAAATGATCTAAGGGCATTGATGGATTACAAGGCTCAGATAAAAACAGCTGAGAGAAATGGAATAAAAGAAGGAGAGAAAAATAAAGAAATTTTGGTTGTAAAGAATCTAGTAGATATGGGAATGGATGATGATTTTATAGCTAAAGCATCTGGTTTAGATAAATATGAAATTGAAGAAATTAAAAAATTAATAGATAAATAGAACTAACTTAAAATTTGTCGTCGACCCTTAGTAGTGTAAAAACACCGGAGGGTCGACGATTTTTAAGTTTGTAGTAAAATAGCGGGTTTTGATTGGTTTTTCATTAATTTTGAAGAAAGTTTGTAAAAGTTGATTTTTTGAAGAAGCTGATGTATGCTATATTTGATGGGTTTTTAGAATACCTATAAGGAATTGAAACCGATTTAGGTTGGCAGGATTTATGCAGTGATAACTTTAGTTTTTAGAATACCTATAAGGAATTGAAACATTGCATTGACTAAACTATCTTTATGTGTTGTTTCTAAGTTTTTAGAATACCTATAAGGAATTGAAACAGCAATGGTATTTGGTACAGGCATTAAGAACTTTTTACGTTTTTAGAATACCTATAAGGAATTGAAACAGAGTAATAGAGCTATATTGAATATGACTATTAAATGTTTTTAGAATACCTATAAGGAATTGAAACTATTTTTCATCAAAATATAAAAACAATTTTTCTATCTTTCGTTTTTAGAATACCTATAAGGAATTGAAACTATGGGTGAAATGGAGAAAGTGGTTGGATGTGTTATAGAAGGATAATGGGTCTGGCGACCCAAACCCCTGGTAGGATTGCTTTCGGAGTACTTATTATTATATTTACGTATATTTGAATTTAGGAAATTGAAGAATTAATAGATAAATAAATCTAACTGAAAATTTGTCGTCGACCCTGAGTAGTGTAAAAACACTGGGGGGTCGACGATTTTTAAGTTTGTAGTAAAATAGCAGGTTTTGATTGGTTTTTCATTAATTTTGAAGAAAGTTTGTAAAAGTTGATTTTTTGAAGAAGCTGATGTATGCTATATTTGATGGGTTTTTAGAATACCTATGAGGAATTGAAACATGGCTATAAAAGTAATTGATGGTATAGTGCATCAGTTTTTAGAATACCTATGAGGAATTGAAACTATTCAGGAATCAGTGGAAACAACAGACGTGTTAAAAGTTTTTAGAATACCTATGAGGAATTGAAACAATTCTTCAAATTCAAACTCATTTTGAATTTTCTCTAGTTTTTAGAATACCTATGAGGGATTGAAACTGTGGGTGAAATAGAGAAAGAGACTGGATGGAGTTAAAGAAGGATAATGGGTCTAGCGACCCAAGCCCCAGGTAGGATTGCATTTAGATTACCTATAAGGGATTGAAACTGTTTATGAAATGTAGAAAGAGATGGTATAAGGTTATAGAAGGATAATGGACTACGTCCAAACCTCGTGTAGGATTGTATTTAAAGTACCCATGAGGGATTGAAACCGTTGGAAAATGGATAAAGAGGTTGGATGAGGTTAAAGAAGGATAATGGGTCTTACGACCTAAGCCCTAGATAAGATTAGAGGTATAATGAATCTCACGAATCAAGCTCTTAGTAAGATTAAATTTAGAATTTGTCGTCGACCCTTAGTAGTGTAAAAACACCGGGGGGCGACGATTTTTTAGTTTATAGTAAAATAGAGGGTTTGAATTGGTTTTTCGTTAATTTTGAAGAAGATTTGTAAAAGTTGATTTTTTGAAGAAGCTGATGTATGCTATATTGGATGAGTTTTTAGAATACCTATGAGGAATTGAAACATAATATCTTCTTTATCGTTCTGATCATAGATTGAAGTTTTTAGAGTACCTATAAGGGATTGAAACAAAAATAATTTGCAATTCAGACTCAAAAACATCGTAGTTTTTAGATTACCTATAAGGAATTGAAACTATGGGTGAAATAGAGAAAGAGATGGTATGAGGTTATAGAAGGATAATGGACTACGTCCAAACCTCATGTAGGATTGTATTTAGAATACCTATAAGGGATTGAAACTGTGGATGAAATAGAGAAAGAAGTTGGATGTGGTTAAAGAAGGATAATGGATCTTACGACCCAAACCCCTGGTAGGATTGCATTTAGAATACATATTATTATATTTTAATATATTAGAATTTGCTGAATTGGAAAGTTAAGAGATAAATAAATATAACTTAAAATTTGTCGTCGACCCTGAGTAGTGTAAAAACACCGGGGGGTCGACGATTTTTCAGTTTGTAGTAAAATAGCGGGTTTGGATTGATTTTTGATTGATTTTGAAAAAGATTTGTAAAAGTTGATTTTTTGGAGAAGCTGATGTATGCTATATTAGATGGGTCTTTAGAGTACCTATGAGGAATTAAAACTATGAATGGTTTGATATTCAAGCAACGTCACCTAAGTCTTTAGAGTACCTATGAGGAATTAAAACCATGTAAGAGCGTTTGCAAAAGCGATAGCAAAACAACGTCTTTAGAGTACCTATGAGGAATTAAAACTCTCTTGTTGATACTGTTCATGCAGCTGGACTAGTTGGTCTTTAGAGTACCTATGAGGAATTAAAACAAAATATAAATAATAAAGACTTTAATATAAATATAAGTCTTTAGAGTACCTATGAGGAATTAAAACGTGAAGCCCACCTCAAGATTAGATTTCCCATAACATAGTCTTTAGAGTACCTATGAGGAATTAAAACGGTTATGTAGCTGTCGGAGGAGATGGTGAGGGCATTTGGTCTTTAGAGTACCTATGAGGAATTAAAACCAATCATGCGGTTGGATGGCGATAGAAGGTGTATGTAAGTCTTTAGAGTACCTATGAGGAATTAAAACTGTGGGTGAAATAGAGAAAGAGTTTGGATGGAGTTAAAGAAGGATAATGGGTCTAGCGACCCAAGCCCCAGGTAGGATTGCATTTAGAATACATATTATTATATTTTAATATATTAGAATTTGCTTAATTGGAAAGTTAAGAGATAAATAAATATAACTTAAAATTTGTCGTCGACCCTTAGTAGTGTAAAAACACCGTGGGGTCGACGATTTTTTAGTTTGTAGTAAAGTAGCGGGTTTGGATTGATTTTTTATTGATTTTGAAGAAGATTTGTAAAAGTTGATTTTTTGAAGAAGCTGATGTATGCTATATTGGATGGGGTTTTAGAGTACCTATGAGGGATTGAAACAAAAATATGCAAAAAAGGATTCTGCTGGTGAAATTATGGGTTTTAGAGTACCTATGAGGGATTGAAACTTAGAAAAATTTCTAACATGTTTCTTTAGGTCTACAAGTTTTTAGAGTACCTATGAGGAATTGAAACCTTTTTGTTAGTTGCTTATGTTTGGTTATTAAATATGTTTTTAGAATACCTATGAGGAATTGAAACCACTTTAATGTCTGCATATATTATATCTCCTTATTAAGTTTTTAGAATACCTATGAGGAATTGAAACTGATCTAACTTACACGATATTGTATCTTTAGTATAAGTTTTTAGAATACCTATGAGGGATTGAAACTGTGGGTGAAATGGAAAAAGGGGTTGGATTTGGTTATAGAAGGATAATGGATCTGGCGACCCAAACTCCTGGTAGGATTGCATTTAGAATACATATTATTATATTTTAATATATTAGAATTTGCTGAATTTGAAAGTTAAGAGATAAATAAATATAACTTAAAATTTGTTGTCGACCCTTAGTAGTGTAAAAACACTGGGGGGTCGACGATTTTTTAGTTTGTAGTAAAATAGCGGGTTTGGATTGATTTTTTATTGATTTTGAAGAAAATTTGTAAAAGTTGAT
The Clostridium felsineum DSM 794 DNA segment above includes these coding regions:
- a CDS encoding Rpn family recombination-promoting nuclease/putative transposase; translation: MCRLNPKVDFAFKKLFGSEENKDILIAFINSIIDENEQIKDIILKNPYNIADYRNGKMTILDIKAVDDKEVWYDIEMQISQQDFFDKRALYYWSKVYSSQIESGEYYEKLRKTISINILDFNYLKDKEFHNKFKIYNTRTLKEFSNIFEMHFIELNKFNKEYKELKTSLDRWIAFLSRAYELDKDSIPSELSEDEKVKKAIEKLDIMYLSKEEREVYENDLRALMDYKAQIKTAERNGIKEGEKNKEILVVKNLVDMGMDDDFIAKASGLDKYEIEEIKKLIDK